One Candidatus Omnitrophota bacterium DNA window includes the following coding sequences:
- a CDS encoding ATP-dependent helicase translates to MKIDYKRELNPAQFKAVESTEGPHLVIAGAGSGKTRTLVYRVAYLVEKGIKPDRILLLTFTRKASEEMLRRAAKLLDDRCERVAGGTFHSFANMVLRKYAKLVEYPNNFTIMDESDAEDAVNIVRVKLGFDHLEKHFPRKGALLDVISKSVNKSDDIGKVLELEYPQFVEWESAIKKIKEGYIKYKREKSLMDYDDLLVFLKRLLHEHKDVRSRLSEQYQYIMVDEYQDTNRLQADIVRLLASEHDNVMVVGDDSQSIYSFRGANFKNIIDFPKVFRGAKVIMLEENYRSTQQILDLTNEVIKNAEEKFEKVLFTKKREGKSPVFVEARDENTQSRYIVQKIIELVDEGVMLKEIAVLFRAGWHSNDLEIELANHDIPFVKYGGQRFVEAAHIKDVISYLRIAQNPDDQVSWHRALLLMRGIGQKTAAKITEQMIEKNKGLEVDKDILKKSEDLVNLIDMLKELKPGKYPPVELLKEFLKYYDPLLKAKYDDFHRRAPDLNSLERIASRYKSLETFLTDMALEPPEKSVLEAGLRGRHDHAMTLSTIHSAKGLEWHTVFVIYVAEGHLPSYQSMDDNDAIEEERRLFYVAATRAKENLVLLKPAIDRSARWMKSYAGGNTGSIFTEVSRFLKEGSILERFMDVERAGEGLDDIEFEEAFKI, encoded by the coding sequence ATGAAGATAGATTATAAAAGAGAATTAAATCCCGCCCAGTTTAAAGCGGTCGAGTCCACTGAAGGGCCGCATCTTGTCATCGCCGGGGCAGGCAGCGGGAAGACGCGCACGCTCGTCTACCGCGTGGCCTACCTCGTTGAAAAAGGAATCAAGCCCGACCGGATATTACTGCTTACCTTTACCCGCAAGGCGTCCGAAGAGATGCTCCGCCGCGCCGCGAAATTGCTGGACGACCGCTGCGAAAGGGTCGCCGGCGGCACCTTCCACTCATTCGCCAATATGGTCCTGCGCAAATACGCGAAGCTGGTCGAATATCCCAATAATTTCACGATAATGGACGAATCCGACGCCGAGGACGCGGTAAATATCGTGCGCGTCAAGCTCGGCTTCGACCATCTCGAGAAGCACTTCCCGCGCAAAGGGGCGCTCCTTGACGTCATCTCAAAATCCGTCAACAAATCAGACGACATCGGAAAGGTCCTCGAGCTCGAATACCCGCAGTTCGTCGAATGGGAGAGCGCGATAAAGAAGATAAAAGAGGGCTATATCAAATACAAGCGCGAGAAGTCGCTCATGGATTACGACGACCTGCTGGTGTTTTTAAAAAGGCTGCTCCATGAACACAAAGACGTCCGCTCGAGGCTCTCGGAACAGTATCAGTATATAATGGTCGATGAATACCAGGACACGAACAGGCTGCAGGCGGATATCGTGCGCTTGCTGGCATCGGAGCACGATAATGTCATGGTTGTCGGCGACGATTCCCAGAGCATATATTCGTTCCGCGGCGCGAATTTCAAGAACATCATAGACTTCCCGAAGGTATTCAGGGGCGCGAAGGTGATAATGCTGGAGGAGAACTACCGTTCGACCCAGCAGATACTCGACCTGACCAATGAGGTCATAAAGAACGCCGAGGAGAAGTTCGAGAAGGTCCTTTTCACCAAGAAGCGCGAAGGGAAATCCCCGGTATTCGTCGAAGCGCGCGATGAAAACACCCAATCCAGGTATATCGTCCAGAAAATAATCGAACTGGTAGATGAGGGCGTCATGCTCAAGGAGATCGCAGTGCTCTTCCGCGCAGGCTGGCATTCGAACGACCTTGAGATCGAGCTTGCCAACCACGATATCCCGTTCGTAAAATACGGCGGGCAGAGGTTTGTCGAGGCGGCGCATATAAAGGACGTCATCTCATACCTGCGTATCGCTCAAAATCCTGACGACCAGGTGAGCTGGCACAGGGCCTTGTTATTGATGCGCGGCATCGGGCAGAAGACCGCCGCGAAGATAACCGAGCAGATGATAGAAAAAAATAAGGGCCTGGAGGTCGACAAGGACATTTTAAAAAAATCAGAAGACCTGGTAAACCTTATCGATATGCTGAAAGAATTGAAACCCGGGAAATACCCGCCCGTTGAACTCCTGAAAGAATTCCTGAAATATTACGATCCTCTGCTCAAGGCGAAATACGACGATTTCCACAGGCGCGCGCCGGACTTGAATTCGCTGGAGCGCATCGCCTCGAGGTATAAATCGCTCGAGACTTTCCTGACCGACATGGCGCTCGAGCCGCCGGAGAAGAGCGTCCTCGAGGCGGGCTTACGGGGCAGACACGACCACGCGATGACGCTTTCGACGATACACTCGGCGAAGGGGCTCGAGTGGCACACGGTTTTTGTCATATACGTGGCCGAGGGACATCTGCCGTCGTACCAGTCCATGGACGATAACGACGCGATAGAAGAGGAGCGCCGCCTGTTTTACGTGGCAGCTACGCGCGCGAAAGAGAACTTAGTCCTCCTGAAACCCGCGATAGACCGCTCTGCCCGCTGGATGAAGAGTTATGCCGGCGGCAATACCGGATCTATATTCACCGAGGTCTCGCGGTTTCTCAAAGAGGGAAGTATCCTGGAACGGTTTATGGATGTAGAACGGGCGGGAGAGGGTTTAGATGATATTGAATTTGAGGAAGCGTTTAAGATATAA
- a CDS encoding ATP-grasp domain-containing protein, translating to MANVAVKRRMGHNPRTSKVRGKIVGLTYDVKPDYVLKKGDPEDANAEFDHPDTIEVIKDAIESGGHKVVKIGNVRNLLRRLKKLDVDIVFNIAEGVTGRNRESEVPVILEMAGIPFVGGDGLTLGLTLDKIMAKKILISEGVPTPAFFEVSDVRDIDGVGIDYPLIVKPKQEGSSKGISDRSIVKNRRELKRRAGWVIRTYKQPALVEKFITGSEFTVPIIGTENPEVLPTVQISIDGKTNLGDLCYTFSRIKSDTLSYVCPAKITRDLDKKLKAVALKAYKAVECRDFGRVDIRVDKNGNPFVLEINPLPSLSTEDVFMTVARNMKISYNSIISRILDHALERYGIR from the coding sequence ATGGCAAATGTTGCGGTGAAACGCAGAATGGGGCACAATCCCCGCACCTCAAAGGTGCGGGGTAAAATAGTGGGGTTGACCTACGACGTCAAGCCCGACTATGTATTAAAGAAAGGCGATCCGGAAGACGCCAATGCCGAGTTTGACCATCCTGATACCATCGAAGTCATAAAGGACGCAATAGAATCCGGCGGCCATAAGGTCGTGAAGATCGGCAACGTGCGTAACCTTCTTCGCCGGTTGAAAAAGCTCGATGTCGACATCGTCTTTAATATAGCCGAGGGCGTAACCGGGCGGAACAGGGAATCCGAGGTGCCCGTGATATTGGAGATGGCCGGAATCCCGTTCGTCGGGGGCGACGGGCTTACGCTGGGCCTGACGCTCGACAAGATAATGGCAAAGAAGATCCTCATCTCCGAAGGTGTGCCTACGCCCGCGTTCTTCGAAGTCTCCGATGTCAGGGATATCGACGGCGTAGGAATAGACTATCCCCTGATAGTCAAGCCGAAGCAGGAAGGCTCGAGCAAGGGGATAAGCGACAGATCTATCGTAAAGAACCGCCGCGAGCTAAAAAGGCGGGCGGGTTGGGTAATACGGACTTATAAACAGCCGGCGCTCGTCGAAAAATTTATTACCGGCTCGGAATTTACCGTACCTATCATAGGAACCGAAAACCCCGAGGTGCTGCCGACGGTCCAGATCAGCATAGACGGAAAGACAAACCTAGGCGACCTCTGCTACACCTTCTCGAGGATAAAGTCGGACACGTTGAGCTATGTATGCCCGGCAAAGATCACCAGGGACCTCGACAAAAAGCTCAAGGCCGTAGCTTTAAAGGCCTATAAGGCGGTAGAATGCCGCGATTTCGGCAGGGTAGATATAAGGGTGGATAAGAACGGCAACCCGTTCGTGCTCGAGATAAACCCGCTGCCGTCGCTCTCTACCGAGGATGTCTTCATGACAGTGGCCAGGAACATGAAGATATCATATAACAGCATAATAAGCAGGATACTCGATCACGCGCTGGAAAGGTACGGGATTAGATAA
- the ablA gene encoding lysine 2,3-aminomutase: MINASNSLAEHWKDVPESDWEDWHWQIKNRIMTYDGLKEVIKLTPSEEIGVKRSKGRLLMAIAPYWLSLIDEMRPTCPIRKQAIPTAEEFDVSAFDMEDPCGEDKDSPVPGLVHRYPDRVLLLATEKCAMYCRHCTRRRIVGSEAHLTSPQNFEKAYEYIRSNRRIRDVLISGGDPLMLPDETLDDIIKNLKDIPSVEFVRIGTRMPVTVPMRVTERLVSMLKKYSPVWISLHFNHPKELTKRCRKACDMLADAGVPLGSQTVLLKGVNDRPSTMRRLMHELLKARVRPYYIYQCDPAKGISHFRTPIATGINIMEKMRGHTSGYAVPTYVVDAPGGGGKIPVAPNYVISQAKGSFTLRNFAGQIFTYHEPVEEGEVVRVNHQGKTAKPYASAQGKKDVKTAETKPAAA, from the coding sequence TTGATAAACGCCTCTAATTCCTTGGCAGAGCACTGGAAGGACGTGCCTGAAAGCGACTGGGAGGATTGGCATTGGCAGATAAAGAACAGGATAATGACCTATGACGGCCTTAAAGAGGTCATTAAGCTCACCCCGTCCGAAGAGATCGGGGTCAAAAGGTCGAAGGGCCGGCTCCTGATGGCGATAGCGCCATATTGGCTTTCGCTTATAGACGAGATGAGGCCGACCTGCCCCATCAGGAAACAGGCGATACCGACGGCCGAGGAGTTCGATGTCTCGGCTTTTGATATGGAGGACCCGTGCGGGGAGGACAAGGACTCGCCTGTCCCCGGGCTCGTCCACAGGTATCCGGACAGGGTGCTCCTGCTGGCGACTGAGAAATGCGCGATGTATTGCCGCCATTGCACGAGGAGGAGGATCGTCGGGTCGGAGGCGCACCTGACAAGCCCGCAGAATTTCGAGAAGGCGTATGAATATATAAGGTCCAACCGCAGGATACGCGACGTCCTGATCTCCGGGGGAGACCCTCTCATGCTCCCGGACGAGACGCTGGACGATATCATTAAGAATTTGAAGGATATCCCGAGCGTAGAATTCGTCCGCATCGGGACGAGGATGCCGGTTACGGTACCGATGAGGGTGACCGAGAGACTGGTATCGATGCTTAAGAAATATTCCCCGGTATGGATATCGCTCCATTTCAACCATCCGAAGGAACTGACAAAACGCTGCAGGAAGGCGTGCGATATGCTGGCAGACGCGGGCGTGCCGCTCGGGAGCCAGACGGTGCTGTTAAAAGGCGTAAACGACAGACCGTCTACGATGCGCAGGCTCATGCACGAGCTCCTTAAGGCCAGGGTGCGGCCGTATTACATTTACCAGTGCGATCCGGCGAAGGGCATTAGCCACTTCAGGACACCGATAGCGACCGGGATAAATATAATGGAGAAGATGCGCGGCCATACATCGGGCTACGCGGTCCCGACGTATGTCGTCGACGCGCCCGGCGGGGGCGGAAAGATACCCGTGGCGCCGAACTACGTCATATCGCAGGCAAAAGGCTCCTTTACCTTGAGGAATTTCGCCGGACAGATATTCACCTATCATGAGCCTGTAGAGGAAGGCGAAGTGGTAAGGGTCAATCATCAGGGAAAAACCGCGAAGCCCTACGCCTCGGCTCAGGGCAAGAAGGACGTAAAGACGGCTGAGACGAAACCAGCCGCCGCATGA
- a CDS encoding DNA glycosylase — MRLSLPVSDFNLEHTLECGQAFRWERSGDFYAGVIGEALVKVAFDGRALAIETGSPVNRDKIADYFGLNEDLPRIYKEIGADPHIKKAIKKYRGLRILNQDRWECLASFILSSYTNIPRIKKMIAGLSKRFGKRLSFGGTEGYSFPPASRIAGAGIKALKGLGLGFRAAYIKDTAQKVSSKKFDLDALEDLNYTEAKERLMSLKGVGGKVADCVLLFSFKKYEAFPVDVWIKRGIEELYFDGKTVAPKKAAEFARERFGAYAGYAQEYLYHYLRHGRGKA, encoded by the coding sequence ATGAGATTAAGCTTACCCGTCTCTGATTTTAACCTCGAACATACGTTGGAATGCGGCCAGGCGTTCCGGTGGGAGCGCTCCGGTGATTTTTACGCCGGTGTGATAGGCGAAGCGCTTGTCAAAGTCGCGTTTGACGGCCGCGCTCTCGCCATAGAAACCGGTTCCCCCGTCAACAGGGATAAGATAGCCGATTATTTTGGGCTCAATGAGGACTTGCCACGCATATATAAGGAAATAGGCGCAGACCCGCACATCAAAAAGGCCATAAAAAAATACCGCGGCCTCAGGATATTGAACCAGGACCGGTGGGAGTGCCTCGCCTCGTTCATCCTTTCATCGTATACCAATATCCCGCGCATAAAAAAGATGATAGCAGGCCTTTCGAAAAGGTTCGGCAAGAGGCTCTCCTTTGGCGGGACGGAAGGTTATTCCTTTCCTCCTGCCTCGCGTATCGCCGGGGCCGGTATAAAGGCCCTCAAGGGATTGGGGCTCGGTTTCAGGGCCGCGTATATAAAGGATACCGCGCAGAAGGTCTCCTCGAAAAAGTTTGACTTGGATGCGCTCGAGGATTTAAACTATACGGAAGCGAAGGAAAGGCTGATGTCGCTTAAGGGCGTGGGCGGGAAGGTCGCGGATTGTGTTTTGCTCTTTTCGTTCAAGAAATATGAGGCCTTTCCGGTAGATGTGTGGATAAAGAGGGGCATCGAGGAGTTATATTTTGACGGGAAGACCGTGGCGCCTAAGAAAGCCGCGGAGTTCGCGCGGGAACGTTTCGGCGCCTACGCCGGATACGCGCAGGAATACTTATATCATTATTTAAGGCACGGGAGGGGGAAAGCATGA
- a CDS encoding vitamin B12-dependent ribonucleotide reductase, whose amino-acid sequence MGDTGIKNGLSANSKKVLEKRYLMKDSEGRVIETPEELFRRVAHNIASADSYYDPDYKVAKLEDEFYSVIYNLDFLPNSPTLMNAGRELQQLSACFVLPVEDSMESIFEAIKNTALIHRSGGGTGFSFSRLRPANSMVKTTGGIASGPVSFMKVFDAATHAVKQGGTRRGANMGILRIDHPDILDFIKCKETDKDITNFNISVAITEEFMKRVERDEEYDLIAPHNKKVFGHLKAREVFEMIVKRAWKNGEPGIIFIDRINKSNPTPKIGAIESTNPCGEQPLLPYESCNLGSINLSKMVDMDAASPQLDWEKLRRTTKLAVHFLDNVIDMNKFPLPQIETMTKTNRKIGLGVMGFAEMLIKLGVPYNSDEAIELAEKVMSFIQEESRREAHALALRRGPFPNFSSSVYSDGPSLRNATLTTIAPTGTLSILADTSSGIEPVFAISYYREVMDKTKLVEVNRLFEGVAKERGFYSEELMQKIAEKGTLHDIEEIPEDIKRVFVTAHDITPIWHIRMQAAFQKYTDNAVSKTVNFPHNATPDNVHEVYLLAYKMGCKGVTIYRDGSREEQVLYIARTKEKPDAENAEGVEATAAKPEEKARTSPRPRPEVIRGTTTKILTGCGNLYITINEGENGMPFEVFTQMGKAGGCAASQLEAISRLVSLALRCGLDTHSIIEQLSGIRCPNPSWEKGGRIFSCADAIAKVVERRLLNKKAQDAQAAQAGQTEPEVKAEELPAVKTKSKLGNVVGVCPDCGGALQHVEGCMVCKACGYSKCG is encoded by the coding sequence ATGGGGGATACGGGTATCAAGAATGGCTTATCAGCCAATTCCAAAAAAGTCCTGGAAAAACGTTATCTAATGAAGGACTCGGAAGGCCGCGTCATAGAGACCCCGGAGGAGCTCTTCAGGCGCGTAGCGCATAACATAGCTTCAGCGGACTCATATTATGATCCAGATTATAAGGTGGCAAAGCTTGAGGATGAATTTTACTCCGTAATATACAACCTGGACTTCCTGCCTAATTCACCGACCCTGATGAACGCCGGACGCGAGCTGCAGCAACTGTCGGCGTGTTTCGTCCTGCCGGTGGAAGATTCCATGGAATCGATATTCGAGGCGATAAAGAACACGGCGCTCATCCATCGTTCCGGCGGCGGCACCGGGTTCTCTTTCTCGAGGCTGCGCCCGGCCAACTCGATGGTAAAGACGACCGGCGGCATCGCGAGCGGCCCGGTGTCATTCATGAAAGTATTCGACGCTGCCACCCACGCCGTAAAACAGGGCGGCACGCGCCGCGGCGCGAACATGGGCATACTGCGTATCGACCATCCGGATATCCTCGATTTCATAAAATGCAAAGAGACGGACAAGGACATAACGAATTTCAACATCTCGGTCGCGATCACCGAAGAGTTCATGAAGAGGGTCGAGCGCGACGAGGAATACGACCTCATTGCCCCGCACAACAAGAAAGTCTTCGGGCACCTGAAGGCCCGCGAAGTATTCGAAATGATAGTCAAGAGGGCCTGGAAGAACGGCGAGCCGGGAATAATATTCATCGACAGGATAAACAAGTCGAACCCGACGCCGAAGATCGGCGCGATCGAATCGACGAACCCGTGCGGCGAGCAGCCCCTGCTTCCCTATGAGAGCTGCAACCTCGGCTCGATAAACCTCTCTAAGATGGTGGACATGGATGCCGCTTCTCCACAGCTCGACTGGGAGAAGCTGCGCCGGACGACGAAACTCGCGGTCCATTTCCTCGATAACGTCATCGACATGAACAAGTTCCCGCTCCCGCAGATCGAGACGATGACCAAGACCAACCGGAAGATCGGCCTCGGCGTCATGGGATTCGCCGAGATGCTCATAAAGCTCGGCGTCCCGTACAATTCCGACGAAGCGATAGAATTGGCAGAAAAGGTTATGTCGTTCATCCAGGAAGAATCGAGGAGGGAAGCCCACGCGCTCGCGTTAAGGCGCGGGCCGTTCCCGAACTTCTCGAGTTCCGTCTATTCCGACGGGCCCAGCTTAAGGAACGCCACACTGACCACTATCGCCCCGACCGGGACACTCTCCATACTCGCCGATACCTCGAGCGGCATCGAGCCGGTCTTCGCCATATCCTATTACCGCGAGGTAATGGATAAGACGAAACTGGTCGAGGTCAACAGGTTATTCGAGGGCGTCGCTAAAGAACGCGGTTTCTATTCCGAAGAGCTGATGCAGAAGATCGCCGAGAAAGGGACGCTCCACGATATAGAGGAGATCCCCGAGGACATAAAGAGGGTATTTGTCACGGCGCATGACATAACGCCGATCTGGCATATCAGGATGCAGGCAGCTTTCCAAAAGTATACGGATAACGCCGTTTCGAAGACGGTCAACTTCCCGCATAACGCGACGCCGGACAATGTGCACGAAGTATACCTGTTGGCTTATAAGATGGGATGCAAGGGCGTGACCATATACCGCGACGGCAGCCGCGAAGAGCAAGTCCTTTATATCGCCCGCACTAAAGAGAAACCTGACGCGGAGAACGCCGAAGGGGTCGAGGCCACGGCAGCGAAGCCCGAAGAGAAGGCGCGCACTTCGCCCCGTCCCAGGCCTGAGGTCATCAGGGGTACGACCACGAAAATACTCACAGGCTGCGGTAACCTTTATATCACGATAAATGAGGGTGAGAACGGGATGCCGTTCGAGGTATTCACGCAGATGGGCAAGGCCGGCGGCTGCGCGGCAAGCCAGCTCGAGGCGATAAGCAGGCTTGTTTCCCTTGCGCTGCGCTGCGGACTCGATACTCATTCTATAATAGAGCAGTTGAGCGGGATAAGATGCCCTAATCCCTCTTGGGAGAAAGGCGGAAGGATATTCTCCTGCGCCGACGCTATCGCCAAGGTCGTCGAAAGGCGCCTGTTGAACAAGAAAGCGCAGGATGCCCAAGCCGCCCAGGCCGGCCAGACAGAACCTGAAGTAAAGGCCGAAGAATTACCCGCCGTGAAGACGAAGAGCAAACTCGGCAATGTCGTAGGCGTCTGCCCGGATTGCGGCGGCGCGCTCCAGCATGTAGAAGGCTGTATGGTCTGCAAAGCGTGCGGCTATTCCAAGTGCGGTTAA
- the dcd gene encoding dCTP deaminase — protein MIKPDRWIKKMALEAGMIEPFIDHQVSEGISYGLSSFGYDIRVHDEFKVFVGTGNPVVDPKHIDPHSFVDFKGKECVIPPNSFVLARSLEYFKMPERVIAICFGKSTYCRCGVIVNISPLEPTWEGYLTMAVSNTTPHPAKIYSKEGIAQLLFYECDEAPEVTYRDRKGKYQAQQGIVLPKVK, from the coding sequence ATGATCAAACCTGACCGCTGGATCAAAAAGATGGCCCTCGAGGCCGGGATGATTGAACCTTTTATCGACCATCAGGTCTCAGAGGGTATAAGTTACGGCCTCTCGAGTTTCGGTTATGACATAAGGGTCCATGACGAATTCAAGGTATTCGTCGGCACTGGAAATCCCGTAGTAGACCCAAAGCATATCGACCCGCACTCTTTCGTCGACTTTAAGGGAAAAGAGTGCGTCATCCCACCGAACTCGTTCGTCCTCGCGCGTTCGCTGGAATACTTCAAGATGCCGGAAAGGGTGATCGCCATCTGCTTCGGCAAGTCCACATACTGCCGTTGCGGGGTGATCGTGAATATCAGTCCGCTCGAACCGACCTGGGAGGGTTACCTCACCATGGCGGTAAGCAATACGACGCCGCATCCCGCAAAGATCTATTCCAAAGAAGGCATCGCGCAGCTCCTCTTTTACGAATGCGACGAAGCGCCGGAAGTCACGTACAGGGACAGAAAAGGAAAATACCAGGCGCAACAGGGGATAGTCCTTCCTAAAGTAAAATGA
- a CDS encoding NUDIX hydrolase, with product MNTKLQFSAGGVVYRNAGAETEVIVLTRGEGKIFCLPKGKIERLETPQQAALREIKEETGLTGSIGKELGKINYWFYSDEDKARVHKTVYFYLVRFESGNTADHDTDAEEVRWMPVEEALKIMTYPSERQMVEKARKEIQ from the coding sequence ATGAATACTAAATTACAATTTTCTGCGGGCGGCGTAGTATACCGCAATGCAGGCGCCGAAACGGAGGTCATTGTCCTGACCCGCGGCGAAGGAAAGATATTCTGCCTTCCCAAAGGAAAGATAGAGAGACTCGAGACCCCCCAGCAGGCGGCCCTCCGCGAGATCAAGGAAGAGACAGGCCTTACCGGCTCCATCGGGAAGGAACTCGGGAAGATAAATTACTGGTTCTACTCGGATGAGGACAAGGCCCGCGTCCACAAGACGGTATATTTCTACCTCGTAAGATTCGAATCGGGGAACACCGCGGACCACGACACGGACGCCGAAGAAGTCCGCTGGATGCCGGTAGAAGAGGCCTTAAAGATAATGACTTATCCCTCCGAACGCCAGATGGTCGAAAAAGCCCGAAAGGAAATTCAGTGA
- a CDS encoding ATP-grasp domain-containing protein, with translation MGLKVALTYNLKRKTGNTGLPDDYYSEFDSKETIEAIASGLRSGGNEVFLVEADKGLLNWFQNNKVDMVFNIAEGLNGESRESQVPAILDFLGIPYTGSGVMALSVSLNKTLTKKLFEQAGIPTPKYRLVTDPASVSDEGLKYPLIAKPNSEGSGKGITMASVVRNKTELIREAERTARIYQQETLVEEFIDGKELTVGILGNYPAAAMPILEIDFSNCKASGEFFYTWKVKEFEKEVEESKGLTPNWHCPARLSAAEAKTVKETALKAFRAIGCVDLSRVDIMLGKDGVPYVLEVNPLPGLDPVDSNFPYISKCAGLNYPDLMNRILEVAVERHNKNKKLALQERSSR, from the coding sequence ATGGGACTTAAGGTAGCCCTTACATATAACCTGAAGAGGAAGACCGGCAATACCGGCCTTCCCGATGATTATTATTCTGAATTTGACAGTAAGGAGACGATCGAGGCGATAGCAAGCGGACTCCGTTCCGGCGGCAATGAAGTATTCCTGGTCGAGGCGGACAAGGGGCTGCTGAACTGGTTCCAGAACAATAAAGTAGACATGGTATTCAATATAGCCGAAGGGCTTAACGGCGAATCGAGGGAATCGCAGGTGCCGGCGATACTCGATTTTCTCGGGATACCGTATACGGGTTCGGGAGTCATGGCTTTAAGCGTCTCGCTGAACAAGACGCTTACGAAAAAACTTTTCGAGCAAGCGGGGATACCGACGCCGAAATACAGGCTTGTGACGGATCCGGCGTCCGTCTCCGACGAAGGGCTTAAATATCCGCTTATAGCGAAACCTAACAGCGAGGGCTCGGGCAAGGGAATAACTATGGCCAGCGTCGTCCGGAATAAGACAGAGCTCATCCGCGAGGCCGAGAGGACCGCGCGCATCTACCAGCAGGAGACGCTCGTCGAGGAATTCATCGACGGTAAAGAGCTGACCGTTGGCATCCTCGGCAATTATCCGGCCGCCGCGATGCCGATACTAGAGATAGATTTCTCGAACTGCAAGGCCTCGGGCGAATTTTTTTATACATGGAAGGTCAAGGAGTTCGAGAAGGAAGTAGAGGAGAGTAAGGGATTGACCCCGAACTGGCATTGTCCGGCGCGTTTGAGCGCGGCCGAGGCTAAGACGGTAAAAGAGACCGCCCTCAAGGCGTTCCGCGCCATAGGCTGTGTCGACCTTTCCCGCGTCGATATAATGCTCGGGAAAGACGGCGTCCCGTATGTCCTGGAAGTGAACCCGCTGCCGGGATTGGACCCGGTAGATTCTAATTTCCCTTATATATCGAAATGCGCCGGGCTCAATTATCCGGACCTGATGAACAGGATACTCGAAGTTGCTGTCGAAAGACACAACAAAAACAAGAAGCTGGCCCTACAAGAAAGGAGTTCACGTTGA
- the gpmA gene encoding 2,3-diphosphoglycerate-dependent phosphoglycerate mutase: protein MYKVVLLRHGESTWNKENRFTGWTDVDLSEKGLDEAKKAGEVLKKEGFVFDVAFTSVLKRAIRTLWITLDGMDLMWIPVYNSWRLNERHYGALQGLNKSEMAAKFGEEQVLVWRRSYDTPPPALEKDDPRSPAKDPRYKDLNPNEIPLTECLKDTVARFLPYWHETIAPVVKSGKRVIIAAHGNSLRALVKYLDNVSDQDIVALNIPTGLPLVYELDNDLKPIKHYYLGDPEEVKKAMEAVANQGKAKK from the coding sequence ATGTATAAAGTCGTATTACTTCGCCACGGCGAGAGTACCTGGAATAAGGAGAACCGTTTCACCGGCTGGACAGACGTCGACCTATCCGAGAAAGGCCTCGACGAAGCGAAGAAGGCAGGAGAGGTATTAAAGAAGGAAGGATTCGTATTCGACGTCGCGTTCACATCGGTCCTCAAGAGGGCGATAAGGACGCTCTGGATAACCCTCGACGGGATGGACCTGATGTGGATACCCGTATATAATTCATGGCGCTTAAACGAGAGGCATTACGGCGCGCTACAAGGCCTCAATAAATCCGAGATGGCTGCGAAGTTCGGCGAAGAGCAGGTTTTGGTGTGGCGCCGCAGCTATGATACGCCGCCTCCGGCATTAGAAAAAGACGACCCTCGCAGCCCGGCGAAAGACCCGCGCTACAAAGACTTAAATCCGAACGAAATACCGTTGACCGAGTGCCTCAAAGATACGGTCGCTAGATTCCTTCCTTACTGGCACGAAACGATTGCGCCTGTCGTGAAATCCGGCAAACGCGTCATTATCGCGGCGCACGGCAATTCTTTAAGGGCGCTCGTAAAATACCTCGATAACGTATCTGACCAGGACATAGTCGCACTTAATATACCTACAGGCCTGCCGCTTGTCTACGAACTCGACAACGACCTGAAGCCGATCAAACATTATTATCTCGGCGATCCTGAAGAAGTAAAGAAAGCCATGGAAGCCGTCGCCAACCAGGGCAAAGCCAAAAAATAG
- a CDS encoding tetratricopeptide repeat protein yields the protein MKRLFDPKAWIFVTIILVFCNTPAFAAGNKKVAQLLTQATRFLSAGDYDKTIKTCDDIASMDPNCPAAYYLRGFAHRYKEEYEIAIMDFTRALQIDPKYAAAYQGRALSYAYTGDFRAALADLDTAIAIDPRYTDAYINRARVYYEMDEYGKAWDDVHKAESLGVSDDMLYKGFINKLKEASGRNR from the coding sequence ATGAAAAGACTTTTTGATCCCAAAGCGTGGATTTTCGTCACTATTATACTGGTCTTTTGTAATACGCCGGCTTTTGCGGCCGGCAACAAGAAGGTGGCGCAGCTTTTGACGCAGGCAACCCGGTTTTTAAGCGCCGGTGACTACGATAAAACTATAAAAACATGCGATGATATAGCGTCCATGGACCCGAATTGCCCGGCCGCCTATTATCTTCGCGGATTCGCTCACCGCTACAAAGAGGAATATGAGATCGCCATCATGGATTTTACGCGCGCGCTTCAGATAGACCCTAAATACGCGGCCGCCTATCAAGGGCGCGCGCTGTCATACGCATATACGGGGGATTTCAGGGCCGCGTTGGCGGATCTTGACACGGCGATCGCCATAGATCCCCGTTATACCGACGCATATATAAACCGCGCGAGGGTATATTATGAGATGGACGAATACGGCAAGGCGTGGGACGACGTGCATAAGGCGGAATCCCTCGGCGTATCCGACGATATGCTATACAAAGGATTTATCAATAAACTGAAGGAAGCTTCGGGAAGGAACCGATAG